The Archangium lipolyticum genome includes a window with the following:
- a CDS encoding QsdR family transcriptional regulator, whose product MKRSRAKQRSAPETPLTRRLEAPAKATPQALFSLALEWWNKGERFDIGRMAQELGVSRATVFRWVGTRELLYGEVISSQFEFALNTARSEARGEGPEFIADITQRMIHLIVENEPLRLFVQQDAEYAMRILMSKSSTVEQRNTACLRAALEDGVKQGHIRPAMDLDALAYVIIRIGESFLYRDAITGDPPDIESAITAIRILLTAEKRDERWTIP is encoded by the coding sequence ATGAAACGCTCGCGCGCCAAACAGCGGAGTGCCCCCGAGACCCCGCTCACCCGGCGGCTCGAAGCGCCCGCGAAGGCCACGCCCCAGGCGCTGTTCTCCCTCGCGCTGGAGTGGTGGAACAAGGGCGAGCGCTTCGACATCGGGCGCATGGCCCAGGAGCTGGGTGTCAGCCGCGCCACGGTGTTCCGGTGGGTGGGCACCCGTGAGCTGCTCTATGGAGAGGTCATCTCCTCGCAGTTCGAGTTCGCGCTCAACACCGCCCGGAGCGAGGCCCGTGGCGAAGGGCCCGAGTTCATCGCCGACATCACGCAGCGGATGATCCACCTCATCGTGGAGAACGAGCCGCTCCGGCTGTTCGTGCAGCAGGACGCCGAGTACGCGATGCGCATCCTGATGTCGAAGAGCAGCACGGTGGAGCAGCGCAACACCGCGTGCCTCCGTGCGGCGTTGGAGGACGGCGTGAAGCAGGGCCACATCCGTCCGGCGATGGACCTGGATGCGCTGGCCTACGTCATCATCCGCATCGGCGAGTCGTTCCTGTACCGCGATGCCATTACCGGAGATCCGCCGGACATCGAGTCGGCGATCACCGCGATCCGAATCCTGCTCACAGCGGAGAAGCGCGACGAAAGGTGGACGATTCCATGA
- a CDS encoding OmpP1/FadL family transporter, which produces MTSLSIPVVLLGALLAAPLASASGLYVGDRGVRPLGRGGAFVAGADDLGAIWYNPAGLVDAGPSVLFDGSWVRFSTDFTRRVEVTNGAGASQVSELPSVRGSSEFLPIPTVAGSWAYGERKQLVVAAGVLAPQMAVMSYPLALEDGTPSPSRYSLVTLDGSLLVIPGVSAAYRPFDFLQVGAGVNVLTGSFVTQTVFNTSPPERLLSAPEDPSYDALAELRATGLLAPSANAGILVRPAKWLRVGLSGQLGYTLDAPATVRVRLPSAAVFAGARQEGEGARLKLTLPAILRAGVEVRPVEALRVELGYARELWSTHESIDILPEDVRIHDVAGIPSPFNVPAMSIPRRFKDSQSFRLGGEYTLSAGKVFALDVRAGVSYEQSAIPAAYLAPLTVDSDKVTGSVGLGLRLGERLRLDAVYSRAFGGQREVTTTEAAVPRINPMAGEDFPTAPVNAGSYQVQSSILGFGLRYQL; this is translated from the coding sequence ATGACCTCTCTGTCGATTCCCGTGGTCCTCCTGGGCGCGCTCCTGGCCGCGCCGCTCGCGAGCGCCAGCGGTCTGTACGTAGGAGATCGCGGCGTGCGCCCACTCGGGCGCGGAGGGGCCTTCGTCGCGGGCGCGGATGACCTGGGAGCCATCTGGTACAACCCGGCGGGTCTGGTGGACGCGGGTCCGAGCGTACTGTTCGATGGCTCCTGGGTGCGCTTCTCCACGGACTTCACGCGGCGGGTGGAGGTGACGAACGGCGCGGGAGCCTCGCAGGTGAGCGAGCTGCCCTCGGTGCGGGGCTCGTCCGAGTTCCTGCCCATCCCCACGGTGGCGGGTTCCTGGGCCTACGGTGAGCGCAAGCAGCTCGTGGTGGCCGCGGGCGTGCTGGCGCCGCAGATGGCGGTGATGAGCTACCCCCTGGCGCTGGAGGATGGCACTCCGTCCCCCTCCCGGTATTCGCTGGTCACGCTGGATGGCTCGCTGCTGGTCATCCCCGGAGTGTCGGCGGCATACCGGCCCTTCGACTTCCTCCAGGTGGGCGCGGGCGTGAACGTGCTCACGGGCAGCTTCGTGACCCAGACCGTGTTCAACACGAGCCCTCCGGAGCGGCTGCTCTCGGCGCCGGAGGATCCGTCCTACGACGCGCTGGCGGAGCTGAGGGCCACGGGCCTGCTGGCGCCGAGCGCGAACGCCGGCATCCTCGTGCGCCCGGCGAAGTGGCTGCGCGTGGGGCTGAGTGGACAGCTCGGGTACACGCTGGACGCACCGGCCACGGTGCGGGTGCGGTTGCCGAGCGCGGCGGTGTTCGCGGGGGCTCGGCAGGAGGGCGAGGGGGCGCGGCTGAAGCTCACGCTGCCGGCGATCCTCCGGGCGGGGGTAGAGGTGCGGCCTGTCGAGGCTTTGAGGGTGGAGCTGGGCTATGCGCGCGAGCTGTGGTCCACGCACGAGTCCATCGACATCCTGCCGGAGGACGTGCGCATCCACGACGTGGCGGGCATCCCGAGCCCGTTCAACGTGCCGGCCATGTCGATTCCACGCCGGTTCAAGGACAGCCAGTCGTTCCGGCTGGGGGGCGAGTACACGCTCTCGGCCGGCAAGGTGTTCGCGCTCGATGTCCGGGCGGGTGTCAGCTACGAGCAGAGCGCGATCCCCGCGGCCTACCTGGCTCCGCTGACGGTGGACTCGGACAAGGTGACGGGCTCGGTGGGTCTGGGCCTGCGATTGGGGGAGCGCCTGCGGTTGGATGCGGTGTACTCGCGGGCGTTCGGTGGGCAGCGCGAGGTGACGACCACGGAGGCCGCGGTGCCGCGCATCAACCCGATGGCGGGCGAGGACTTCCCGACGGCGCCCGTGAACGCGGGCAGTTATCAGGTCCAGTCGAGCATCCTGGGCTTCGGTCTTCGCTATCAACTCTAA
- a CDS encoding aromatic amino acid hydroxylase, with protein MTPTERTLARLPAHLRRYVVGQDYEAYTPRDQAVWRHILCQLRSHLRDKAHPVYLEGLEATGIGVERIPSLDEMNEKLAKLGWAAVGVRGFIPPAVFTELQALGVLAIAADIRTHEHIQYTPAPDIVHESAGHAPIIANARYAEYLKRCGLVGFKAIATVEDEAVFQAIRNLSVVKEDPTATQEEIEHAQARLEAANQSRRYVSESTRASRLYWWTAEYGLVGSLERPRIYGAGLLSSIGEAKHCLTDAVKKVPLSIQCADTEYDITRMQPQLFVARDFEHLFEVLADFEATLAWKRGGDYGLKEAINARTVNHLVLSDGREITARVVEALPGARPVAEGLSSALVRLEGPVMVSRAGKAEGKPWPGLALVAFGAGQLPDKGNFKLELASGLKLQGFAVGGGEVLNLRGELDGRVVEMPSVAQLFLSQGLPSVAGGPADPGAWDRWFGELNAFAEGEGEAKARAKKAMALHPSLAALYREVRTMRESKSVKPERLEQIARAATDFQDDWLLKVELEELKKARA; from the coding sequence ATGACGCCCACGGAACGGACCCTTGCTCGTCTGCCCGCCCACCTGCGCCGCTACGTGGTGGGCCAGGATTACGAGGCCTACACGCCGAGGGACCAGGCGGTGTGGCGCCACATCCTCTGCCAGCTGCGCAGCCACCTGCGCGACAAGGCGCACCCCGTCTACCTGGAGGGCCTGGAGGCCACCGGCATCGGCGTGGAGCGCATCCCCAGCCTGGATGAAATGAACGAGAAGCTGGCGAAGCTGGGCTGGGCGGCGGTGGGCGTGCGCGGCTTCATCCCACCCGCGGTGTTCACCGAGCTGCAGGCCCTGGGCGTGCTGGCCATCGCGGCGGACATCCGCACCCACGAGCACATCCAGTACACCCCGGCCCCGGACATCGTGCACGAGAGCGCCGGCCACGCGCCCATCATCGCCAACGCGCGCTATGCCGAGTACCTCAAGCGCTGCGGGCTGGTGGGCTTCAAGGCCATCGCCACCGTGGAGGACGAGGCCGTGTTCCAGGCCATCCGCAACCTCAGCGTGGTGAAGGAGGACCCCACCGCCACGCAGGAGGAGATCGAACACGCCCAGGCGCGCCTGGAGGCCGCCAACCAGAGCCGCCGCTACGTCAGCGAGAGCACCCGCGCCTCGCGCCTCTATTGGTGGACGGCCGAGTACGGGCTCGTCGGGAGCCTGGAGCGCCCGCGCATCTACGGCGCCGGCCTGCTGTCCAGCATCGGCGAGGCGAAGCACTGCCTCACCGACGCGGTGAAGAAGGTGCCGCTGAGCATCCAGTGCGCGGACACCGAGTACGACATCACCCGGATGCAGCCGCAGCTCTTCGTGGCGCGGGACTTCGAGCACCTCTTCGAGGTGCTGGCCGACTTCGAGGCCACGCTGGCCTGGAAGCGCGGTGGCGACTACGGCCTGAAGGAGGCCATCAACGCGCGCACGGTGAACCACCTGGTGCTGTCCGATGGCCGGGAGATCACCGCCCGTGTGGTGGAGGCGCTCCCGGGTGCCCGTCCCGTGGCCGAGGGCCTCTCCTCCGCCCTGGTGCGCCTGGAAGGCCCGGTGATGGTGTCTCGCGCGGGCAAGGCCGAGGGCAAGCCGTGGCCGGGGCTCGCGCTGGTGGCGTTCGGCGCCGGGCAGCTGCCGGACAAGGGGAACTTCAAGCTGGAGCTGGCGAGCGGCCTGAAGCTCCAGGGCTTCGCCGTGGGCGGGGGCGAGGTGCTCAACCTCCGGGGCGAGCTGGACGGACGCGTGGTGGAGATGCCCAGCGTGGCGCAGCTCTTCCTCAGCCAGGGACTGCCCTCGGTGGCCGGTGGCCCGGCGGATCCGGGCGCGTGGGACCGCTGGTTCGGCGAGCTCAACGCCTTCGCCGAGGGAGAGGGCGAGGCCAAGGCCCGCGCCAAGAAGGCCATGGCCCTGCACCCGTCGCTCGCGGCGCTCTACCGCGAGGTGCGCACCATGCGCGAGTCGAAGTCCGTGAAGCCCGAGCGCCTGGAGCAGATCGCCCGCGCCGCCACCGACTTCCAGGATGACTGGCTCCTCAAGGTGGAGCTTGAGGAGCTGAAGAAGGCTCGCGCCTAG
- a CDS encoding metal-dependent hydrolase codes for MMTTEAPRREAPEVRDFRFDLSDVPKYWHGGRRSVTLFFDNLSVFFPAGERFFMASVKAFRNQVTDEPLKREVDAFCAQEGHHSREHVRYNQMLIRNGYPVVAMEKRVERILRRVTKHAPRRRQLAVTCALEHFTALLATLVLRDPRMLENADPRMAELWRWHAAEENEHKAVAFDVYRAIGSPWLERCLVMLLTTVIFSAKIFEHQVRLMHAEKLLFSVREWFGLVRFLCIQPGGMLGLIGPYLSYYRPGFHPWEHDTSELLQRWKAGLQPLPARSK; via the coding sequence ATGATGACGACCGAGGCGCCCAGGAGAGAAGCACCGGAAGTGCGTGATTTCCGTTTCGACCTCTCGGACGTGCCGAAGTACTGGCACGGCGGCCGGCGGTCGGTGACGCTCTTCTTCGACAACCTGTCCGTGTTCTTCCCGGCGGGCGAACGCTTCTTCATGGCCAGTGTGAAGGCGTTCCGGAACCAGGTCACGGATGAGCCGCTGAAGCGTGAAGTGGACGCCTTCTGCGCCCAGGAGGGCCATCACAGCCGGGAGCACGTCCGGTACAACCAGATGCTCATCAGGAATGGCTACCCGGTGGTGGCCATGGAGAAGCGGGTGGAGCGGATCCTCCGGCGGGTCACGAAGCACGCGCCTCGGCGGCGGCAGCTCGCGGTCACCTGCGCGCTGGAACACTTCACGGCGCTGCTGGCCACCCTCGTCCTGAGGGACCCTCGGATGCTGGAGAACGCCGATCCGCGGATGGCCGAGCTCTGGCGCTGGCACGCCGCCGAGGAGAACGAGCACAAGGCCGTGGCGTTCGACGTCTACCGCGCCATCGGCTCCCCCTGGCTGGAACGCTGTCTCGTCATGCTCCTGACGACGGTGATCTTCTCCGCCAAGATTTTCGAGCATCAGGTCCGGCTGATGCACGCGGAGAAGCTCCTCTTCTCCGTGCGCGAGTGGTTCGGCCTCGTGCGCTTCCTGTGCATCCAGCCCGGCGGGATGCTCGGGCTCATCGGCCCCTACTTGAGCTACTACCGGCCCGGCTTCCATCCGTGGGAGCACGACACGAGCGAGTTGCTCCAACGCTGGAAGGCCGGGCTCCAACCCCTGCCGGCCCGCTCAAAGTGA
- a CDS encoding flavin-containing monooxygenase has translation MSAHFHVAIAGSGFSGLGLAIRLKQEGIEDFVVFERAWEVGGVWRDNSYPGCACDVQSHLYSFSFAPNPNWSRSYSPQAEIHAYLRDCADRFGIRPHLRLGHTVLDARWDDAAQCWRIETSQGRFTADVFVSAAGALSDPAIPKLPGLEKFQGKVMHSARWDHQYALAGRKVAVIGTGASAIQFVPRIQPEVGKLVLVQRTPPWVLPRGDRAISAWMQWVYRTVPGAQRLTRWLIYMFRELMAFGFIHPWLLKLAQRLAVRHLEQSVPDPKLRARLLPDYTMGCKRVLISDDYLTSLTHENVQLVTEQLREVREHSIVLADGTEHEVEAIIFGTGFQVQELPIAHHIRGRDGRTLKETWGRTMTAHLGTTVSGFPNFFMLQGPNTGLGHSSVLLMLEGQLEHVLGALRYLEGRGLAAVEPTPEAQAGFVREVDARMSGTVWNQGGCASWYLDATGRNSALWPGLISSFRRRVERFEPSEYVAIIRHAQPAVMFHERPRRLAHG, from the coding sequence ATGTCCGCACACTTTCACGTCGCCATCGCCGGAAGCGGCTTCAGTGGCCTGGGTCTGGCCATCCGGCTCAAGCAGGAGGGAATCGAGGACTTCGTGGTCTTCGAGCGCGCATGGGAGGTCGGCGGCGTCTGGCGCGACAACTCCTACCCGGGCTGCGCGTGCGACGTGCAGTCCCACCTCTACTCGTTCTCGTTCGCCCCGAATCCGAACTGGTCCCGCTCCTACTCGCCCCAGGCGGAGATCCACGCCTACCTGCGCGACTGCGCCGACAGATTCGGAATCCGGCCGCACCTCCGCCTGGGTCACACGGTCCTCGACGCCCGCTGGGATGATGCGGCCCAGTGCTGGCGCATCGAGACCTCGCAGGGTCGCTTCACCGCGGACGTCTTCGTCTCCGCCGCGGGCGCCCTGAGCGATCCGGCCATCCCCAAGCTGCCGGGCCTCGAGAAGTTCCAGGGCAAGGTGATGCACTCGGCGCGGTGGGACCACCAGTACGCCCTCGCCGGACGCAAGGTGGCCGTCATCGGCACCGGCGCCTCCGCCATCCAGTTCGTTCCCCGCATCCAACCGGAGGTGGGCAAGCTGGTCCTCGTCCAGCGCACGCCGCCGTGGGTCCTCCCCCGGGGAGACCGCGCCATCAGTGCTTGGATGCAGTGGGTGTACCGGACGGTCCCGGGAGCGCAGCGCCTCACCCGCTGGCTCATCTACATGTTCCGCGAGTTGATGGCCTTCGGGTTCATCCACCCGTGGCTCCTGAAGCTCGCCCAGCGGCTCGCCGTGCGGCACCTGGAGCAGTCCGTTCCCGATCCGAAGCTCAGGGCCAGGCTCCTCCCCGACTACACGATGGGCTGCAAGCGCGTCCTCATCTCGGATGACTACCTCACGTCGCTCACGCACGAGAACGTCCAGCTCGTCACCGAGCAGCTCCGCGAGGTGCGTGAACACTCCATCGTCCTCGCGGATGGCACCGAGCACGAGGTCGAGGCGATCATCTTCGGCACCGGGTTCCAAGTGCAGGAGCTGCCTATTGCCCACCACATCCGGGGACGTGATGGGCGCACGCTGAAGGAGACGTGGGGGAGGACCATGACGGCGCACCTCGGCACCACGGTGAGCGGCTTCCCCAACTTCTTCATGCTCCAGGGACCCAACACCGGACTCGGCCACAGCTCGGTCCTCCTGATGCTCGAAGGGCAGCTCGAGCACGTGCTCGGTGCGCTGCGCTACCTCGAGGGCCGGGGCCTGGCCGCCGTGGAGCCGACACCCGAGGCCCAGGCCGGATTCGTCCGGGAGGTCGATGCCAGGATGAGCGGAACGGTCTGGAACCAGGGCGGATGCGCGAGCTGGTACCTCGACGCCACGGGGCGCAACTCCGCCTTGTGGCCGGGGCTCATCTCCTCGTTCAGGCGCCGCGTGGAGCGCTTCGAGCCCTCCGAGTACGTGGCCATCATCCGCCACGCCCAACCGGCCGTCATGTTCCACGAACGCCCCAGGAGGCTGGCCCATGGCTGA
- a CDS encoding alpha/beta hydrolase — protein sequence MAENTLTLKERVEHRVARTLLRLPHPLQVYLSGTPPVERNGLTLHPELQLLLTLRKRMGAVDVSTLPPAEARRRMRREALVHAGEPIEVGAVRELVLEAAHGPIKARHYAPVEGTARRPMLVFLHGGGFVLGDLDTHDSACRLLCRHASLHVLSIEYRLAPEHPFPAALEDVTAAFAWACAHAGELGADPARVAVGGDSAGGNLAAVVSQLAVRDGTPRPVLQFLLYPAVDRTVDRESLEHFAEGFFLTRADVAWYQTHYMGAFRSEGPDPRLSPLVCRDLSGQPPALVVTAGFDPLRDEGEAYAHALQRAGTPVQLRRFDSLIHGFANMTGVSQACRDAVVEIAALLRGHFDGAASDTPHNGVSP from the coding sequence ATGGCTGAAAACACACTCACGCTCAAGGAGCGGGTCGAGCACCGCGTCGCGCGCACCCTCCTGCGCCTGCCACACCCCCTCCAGGTCTACCTCTCCGGGACGCCGCCGGTGGAACGCAACGGCCTCACCCTCCATCCGGAGCTGCAACTGCTGCTCACGTTGCGCAAGCGCATGGGCGCGGTGGATGTGTCGACCCTGCCACCAGCGGAGGCCCGCCGCCGCATGCGCCGCGAAGCGCTGGTGCACGCGGGCGAGCCGATCGAGGTCGGGGCGGTACGGGAGCTCGTGCTGGAGGCGGCGCACGGCCCCATCAAGGCCCGTCATTACGCGCCGGTGGAGGGCACGGCGCGACGACCGATGCTCGTGTTCCTCCACGGCGGCGGCTTCGTCCTGGGAGACCTGGACACCCACGACTCCGCCTGCCGGCTGCTGTGCCGTCACGCCAGCCTGCATGTCCTCTCCATCGAGTACAGGCTCGCGCCCGAGCATCCCTTTCCCGCGGCGCTGGAGGATGTGACCGCCGCGTTCGCATGGGCGTGCGCGCACGCCGGGGAGTTGGGAGCGGATCCAGCCCGGGTCGCGGTGGGCGGAGACAGCGCGGGCGGAAACCTGGCCGCCGTCGTCTCCCAGCTCGCCGTCCGGGATGGCACTCCCCGTCCCGTGCTGCAGTTCCTGCTCTACCCGGCGGTGGATCGCACCGTGGACCGGGAATCGCTGGAGCACTTCGCCGAGGGCTTCTTCCTCACGCGGGCGGATGTCGCGTGGTACCAGACGCATTACATGGGAGCCTTCCGGAGCGAGGGCCCGGACCCGAGGCTCTCTCCCCTCGTGTGCCGGGACCTGTCCGGCCAGCCACCGGCGCTGGTGGTCACCGCCGGGTTCGATCCGCTGCGAGACGAGGGAGAGGCCTATGCCCACGCGCTCCAACGAGCCGGCACGCCGGTCCAGCTGCGCCGCTTCGACAGCCTCATCCACGGGTTCGCCAACATGACCGGGGTGAGCCAAGCCTGCCGCGACGCGGTGGTCGAAATCGCAGCCCTGCTGCGCGGCCATTTCGACGGGGCCGCCAGTGACACACCACACAACGGAGTCAGCCCATGA
- a CDS encoding SDR family NAD(P)-dependent oxidoreductase, whose product MKSLKGKVAAITGAGSGIGRETAVLLAQHGCHVALSDVNEQGLAETAERCRSHGVQVRTVRLDVAQRQAVHTWADDVARDMGAVHIIINNAGVGLGATLEDTRYEDFEWLMNINFWGVVHGTKAFLPHLKAAGEGHIVNISSVFGLIGFPTQSAYNAAKFAVKGFTEALRQELEVEDLPIGVTCVHPGGIQTNIARSARMIHRQGWVDERSAADFEKLFATTPARAASHIVAAILKNRRRQLIGLDAVLIDLMQRVMPTLYQRILVAGARRRRQKMMMPGPTA is encoded by the coding sequence ATGAAGTCGTTGAAGGGAAAGGTCGCGGCCATCACGGGTGCGGGTTCGGGGATCGGCCGCGAGACGGCGGTGCTGCTCGCCCAGCACGGCTGCCACGTGGCGCTCTCCGACGTGAATGAACAGGGCCTCGCGGAGACGGCGGAGCGGTGCCGGAGCCACGGCGTCCAGGTGCGTACGGTGCGCTTGGATGTCGCGCAACGGCAGGCGGTACACACCTGGGCCGATGACGTGGCACGCGACATGGGCGCCGTCCACATCATCATCAACAACGCTGGCGTCGGCCTGGGCGCCACCCTCGAAGACACCCGGTACGAGGACTTCGAGTGGCTCATGAACATCAACTTCTGGGGCGTGGTGCACGGCACCAAGGCCTTCCTGCCGCACCTCAAGGCGGCGGGCGAGGGCCACATCGTCAACATCTCGAGCGTCTTCGGACTCATTGGCTTCCCGACACAGTCGGCCTACAACGCCGCGAAGTTCGCGGTGAAGGGCTTCACGGAAGCGCTGCGCCAGGAGCTGGAGGTCGAGGACCTCCCCATCGGTGTCACGTGCGTCCACCCCGGTGGAATCCAGACCAACATCGCCCGGAGCGCCCGGATGATCCACCGTCAGGGCTGGGTGGACGAGCGCTCGGCCGCGGACTTCGAGAAGCTCTTCGCCACCACGCCAGCGCGTGCCGCCTCCCACATCGTCGCCGCCATCCTCAAGAACCGGCGGCGCCAGCTCATTGGCCTCGATGCCGTCCTCATCGACCTGATGCAGCGGGTGATGCCCACCCTCTACCAGCGCATCCTGGTGGCGGGCGCTCGGCGGAGGCGGCAGAAGATGATGATGCCAGGCCCCACGGCATGA
- a CDS encoding DUF1571 domain-containing protein: MNALSREALTELFAATPPRTLLEAGKASAAQLGTYETRVVKRERVSGKLHEPQTIQLAVRQSPRALRLEVLSGPAKGRKVIYDSVVKKNELRVREAGVLGIAGAVWIDMNGGLARGDTNHPITDFSFTSIIGTLEDCFAKGEAVGGYARKDEGFDAAGRYCITFTAPAGAQHLYATRARICMDPVLALPVVLEIDDARGPLERFDFTDVKPFSKADFSPSSL, from the coding sequence ATGAATGCCCTCTCGCGCGAGGCGCTGACGGAGCTGTTCGCGGCGACACCGCCCAGGACGCTCCTGGAGGCGGGGAAGGCCTCCGCCGCTCAGTTGGGCACCTATGAGACGCGCGTGGTGAAGCGCGAGCGGGTCTCCGGCAAGCTGCACGAGCCGCAAACCATCCAACTCGCGGTCCGGCAGTCGCCTCGGGCCCTGCGGCTGGAGGTGCTATCCGGACCCGCCAAGGGACGGAAGGTCATCTACGACTCCGTGGTGAAGAAGAACGAGCTTCGGGTCCGCGAGGCGGGAGTGCTGGGCATTGCCGGCGCGGTGTGGATCGACATGAACGGAGGGCTCGCCCGGGGCGACACGAACCACCCCATCACGGATTTCTCCTTCACGTCGATCATCGGCACCCTGGAGGACTGCTTCGCGAAGGGCGAGGCGGTGGGCGGATACGCTCGGAAGGACGAGGGCTTCGACGCGGCGGGGCGCTACTGCATCACCTTCACCGCGCCCGCCGGAGCACAGCACCTGTACGCGACGCGGGCGCGCATCTGCATGGATCCGGTGCTCGCCCTGCCGGTGGTGCTGGAGATCGACGACGCACGCGGGCCGCTGGAGCGCTTCGACTTCACGGACGTGAAGCCGTTCTCGAAGGCCGACTTCTCTCCGTCGTCACTTTGA